Proteins from one Leptonema illini DSM 21528 genomic window:
- a CDS encoding DUF4242 domain-containing protein, translating to MKLFIDTHDKNKETFPAQISPEQLSEFYANYRKIFAEEGVVIVRTFLGLGEGRAFCLNLAKSTDDVKRAHDRVGLPYDSITEVTGVSPNDLLLNL from the coding sequence CACACATGATAAGAACAAGGAAACCTTTCCCGCGCAGATCTCGCCCGAGCAGTTAAGCGAGTTCTATGCGAATTACCGCAAGATCTTCGCCGAAGAGGGTGTCGTTATCGTGCGGACGTTTCTCGGTCTTGGCGAAGGACGGGCCTTCTGCCTGAACCTGGCAAAATCTACTGATGACGTAAAGCGAGCCCATGATCGAGTCGGACTTCCCTATGACTCCATTACGGAGGTTACGGGAGTCTCGCCGAACGACCTTCTCCTGAATCTATGA